A region of Rhodospirillales bacterium DNA encodes the following proteins:
- a CDS encoding carbamoyltransferase, with translation MTYILGLNAFHADSAACLVKDGALVAAAEEERFRRLKHWGGFPSEAIRYCLEEAGIGLDQVGHVAINRDGRASFWRKLGYVATKRPSLDLLLSRLRNRRQWGDVGAHLAESLPDMKFAGRIHAVEHHMCHLASAYYVSPFDKAVAVSVDGFGDFASAAWGLGERGELRIDGRVHFPHSLGIFYEGITQFIGFPHYGDEYKVMGLAPYGEPKHLKEMEKLVLLRDDGTFELDLRYYTHAKEGSKYEVRDGTPSGGKIWADAMQDLLGPARGKDDKLEQRHMDLARSAQAMYENAFFNLLNALRKRYDTDAVVLSGGCAYNSVANGKVYERSGFKRCYIQSAGGDAGGAIGAAFRVWHELPEGKAAKRHFTMDHAYWGPSATPAEIAAAIAAREADIARENCVVETVADEDELCRRTAAAIDEGKVIGWFQGRLEWGPRALGNRSILADPRRADMKDILNLKIKRRESFRPFAPSILREAVADWFETDDDVPFMMQVFKIRPARRAQIPAVTHVDGSGRLQTVTAAGNARYHKLISAFRDLTGVPIVLNTSFNENEPVVCRPEEALDCFLRTKMDFLVLGNTIVAR, from the coding sequence ATGACCTACATCCTCGGCCTCAACGCGTTCCACGCCGATTCGGCGGCCTGCCTGGTGAAGGACGGCGCGCTGGTGGCCGCCGCCGAGGAGGAGCGCTTCCGCCGTCTCAAGCACTGGGGCGGCTTCCCCAGCGAGGCGATCCGCTACTGCCTGGAGGAGGCCGGCATCGGTCTCGACCAGGTCGGGCATGTCGCCATCAACCGCGACGGCCGCGCCAGCTTCTGGCGCAAGCTCGGCTACGTCGCGACCAAGCGGCCGAGCCTCGACCTGCTGCTCAGCCGCCTGCGCAACCGCCGCCAATGGGGCGACGTCGGCGCGCATCTCGCGGAGTCGCTGCCCGACATGAAATTCGCCGGCCGGATCCACGCCGTCGAGCACCACATGTGCCATCTCGCCTCGGCCTACTACGTCTCGCCGTTCGACAAGGCGGTCGCGGTGTCGGTCGACGGCTTCGGCGACTTCGCCAGCGCCGCCTGGGGTCTGGGCGAGCGCGGCGAGCTGCGGATCGACGGCCGCGTGCATTTCCCGCACTCGCTCGGGATCTTCTACGAGGGCATCACGCAGTTCATCGGCTTCCCGCACTACGGCGACGAGTACAAGGTCATGGGCCTGGCGCCGTACGGCGAGCCGAAACACCTCAAGGAGATGGAGAAGCTGGTCCTGCTCAGGGACGACGGCACGTTCGAGCTCGACCTGCGCTACTACACCCACGCCAAGGAGGGCTCGAAATACGAGGTGCGCGACGGCACGCCGTCGGGCGGCAAGATCTGGGCCGACGCAATGCAGGATCTGCTCGGTCCGGCGCGCGGCAAGGACGACAAGCTCGAGCAACGCCACATGGATCTCGCCCGCTCGGCGCAGGCCATGTACGAGAACGCGTTCTTCAACCTGCTCAACGCGCTGCGCAAACGCTACGACACCGACGCCGTCGTGCTGTCGGGCGGCTGCGCCTACAATTCGGTCGCCAACGGCAAGGTCTACGAGCGCAGCGGTTTCAAGCGCTGCTACATCCAGTCGGCCGGCGGCGACGCCGGCGGCGCGATCGGGGCGGCGTTCCGCGTCTGGCACGAGCTGCCCGAAGGCAAGGCCGCGAAGCGCCACTTCACGATGGACCACGCCTACTGGGGCCCGTCCGCGACGCCGGCGGAGATCGCCGCCGCCATCGCGGCGCGCGAGGCCGACATCGCGCGCGAGAACTGCGTCGTCGAGACCGTCGCGGACGAGGACGAGCTGTGCCGGCGCACCGCCGCGGCGATCGACGAGGGCAAGGTGATCGGCTGGTTCCAGGGACGGCTGGAGTGGGGTCCCCGGGCGCTGGGCAACCGCTCGATCCTCGCCGATCCGCGCCGCGCCGACATGAAGGACATCCTCAACCTCAAGATCAAACGCCGCGAGTCGTTCCGGCCGTTCGCTCCGTCGATCCTGCGCGAGGCGGTCGCGGATTGGTTCGAGACCGACGACGACGTGCCGTTCATGATGCAGGTGTTCAAGATCCGCCCGGCGCGCCGCGCGCAGATCCCCGCCGTCACACACGTCGACGGCTCCGGCCGGCTGCAGACCGTCACCGCCGCGGGCAACGCCCGCTACCACAAGCTGATCTCGGCCTTCCGCGATCTCACGGGCGTGCCGATCGTGCTCAACACCAGCTTCAACGAGAACGAGCCGGTGGTTTGCCGTCCGGAGGAAGCGCTGGATTGCTTCCTGCGCACCAAGATGGACTTCCTCGTGCTCGGGAACACCATCGTCGCGCGTTGA
- a CDS encoding xanthine dehydrogenase family protein molybdopterin-binding subunit — protein sequence MKLTRRKLVVGGSLGAAGLVVGYWFARERDRMGDRKLFAPRDGQVALNGWVKIARDGAVIVAVPRAEMGQGVHTALAQLVAEEMDARWSDVRVEDPPESGVYRNVEILIDGLPFSPEETGMVVDGARWAAAKTMGVLGVVATGGSTSVRNAWGPMRLAGAAARDLLVRAAARKAGIAAGGLTVVESEVRTRDGRKVAGFAELVDAIGDLDALTDVKLKNPVDFRLIGKPQPRLDVAEKVNGSAIFGVDVRADGILHAAVRNCPVFGGRFSGFTIPSGGLPKGVRKVVDMPAAVAVVADSWWRAEKFLADGLKITWEEGPNAKLSTETLWATYEKLAIDGKARLTRTVGDAAKAPAGAELAATYRAPYLAHATMEPMNCTARLDDSGLEIWMPNQSPSLMRYVAAKESGLPQAKVTVHTTLLGGGFGRRAEVDLVRQAVAVAKAVRGAPVRVLWSREEDVRHDFYRPMALARFTAKLPTGVGGAPSWSARLVGQSASSQFPARILGISEPGDPDMNSVENPPYAFASYRLDAMVPKGPVPVGFWRSVGQSHTAFFDECFLDEIAHALKEDPYVLRRRLLKDRPRHLAVLDAAAREAGWGVTPSGGIGRGMALRASFGSIVAQVADVVVEGAAIRVKRVVCAVDCGPVVNPAIVRAQMESGIAYGLSAALSGEITIKDGRVEQSTFDDYPVLRMADMPAVETVIVESKDAPIGGVGEPGTPPIAPAVANAVFNLTGKRLRSLPLRL from the coding sequence ATGAAGCTGACGCGCCGCAAGCTGGTGGTCGGTGGCTCCCTCGGCGCCGCCGGGCTGGTGGTCGGCTACTGGTTCGCGCGCGAGCGCGACCGGATGGGCGATCGCAAGCTGTTCGCGCCGCGCGACGGGCAGGTGGCTCTCAACGGCTGGGTCAAGATCGCGCGAGACGGCGCCGTGATCGTCGCGGTGCCGCGGGCGGAGATGGGGCAGGGCGTCCACACCGCGCTGGCGCAGCTCGTGGCCGAGGAGATGGATGCCCGGTGGAGCGACGTGCGCGTCGAGGATCCGCCGGAGAGCGGCGTCTACCGCAACGTCGAGATCCTGATCGACGGCCTGCCGTTCTCGCCGGAGGAGACCGGCATGGTGGTCGACGGCGCGCGCTGGGCCGCCGCCAAGACGATGGGCGTCCTGGGCGTGGTCGCGACCGGCGGCAGCACGTCGGTGCGCAACGCATGGGGCCCGATGCGGTTGGCCGGCGCCGCCGCGCGCGACCTGCTGGTCCGGGCGGCGGCGCGCAAGGCCGGAATCGCCGCCGGCGGGTTGACCGTCGTCGAGTCGGAGGTCCGAACGCGCGACGGCCGCAAGGTCGCGGGTTTCGCCGAGCTGGTCGACGCGATCGGCGACCTCGATGCGCTGACCGACGTGAAGCTGAAGAACCCCGTCGATTTCCGTCTCATCGGCAAGCCACAACCGCGGCTGGATGTCGCCGAGAAGGTCAACGGCTCGGCAATCTTCGGCGTCGATGTGCGTGCCGACGGTATCCTGCACGCCGCCGTGCGCAACTGCCCGGTATTCGGCGGGAGATTCTCTGGCTTCACGATCCCATCGGGCGGTCTGCCGAAGGGCGTGCGCAAGGTCGTCGACATGCCGGCGGCGGTCGCGGTCGTCGCCGATAGCTGGTGGCGGGCCGAGAAATTCCTCGCCGACGGCCTGAAGATCACGTGGGAGGAGGGGCCGAACGCCAAGCTGTCGACCGAGACGCTGTGGGCCACGTACGAGAAGCTGGCGATCGACGGCAAGGCCAGGCTGACGCGCACGGTCGGCGACGCGGCCAAGGCGCCGGCCGGCGCCGAACTCGCGGCGACGTATCGCGCGCCTTATCTGGCGCACGCCACGATGGAGCCGATGAACTGCACGGCGCGGCTCGACGATTCCGGGCTCGAGATCTGGATGCCCAACCAATCGCCGTCGTTGATGCGCTACGTCGCGGCCAAGGAGAGCGGCCTGCCGCAGGCCAAGGTGACCGTCCACACCACGCTGCTGGGCGGCGGCTTCGGGCGGCGCGCCGAGGTCGATCTCGTGCGCCAGGCCGTCGCCGTCGCGAAGGCGGTCCGGGGCGCGCCGGTGCGCGTGCTGTGGTCGCGCGAGGAGGACGTCAGGCACGATTTCTACCGGCCGATGGCGCTGGCGCGGTTCACGGCGAAGCTGCCGACCGGGGTCGGCGGCGCGCCGTCGTGGAGCGCGCGGCTCGTCGGCCAGTCGGCGTCGAGCCAGTTCCCCGCCCGCATCCTCGGCATCTCCGAACCCGGCGATCCCGACATGAACAGCGTCGAGAATCCGCCCTACGCCTTCGCGTCGTACCGGCTCGACGCCATGGTGCCCAAGGGACCGGTGCCGGTCGGCTTCTGGCGCTCGGTGGGGCAGTCGCACACCGCGTTCTTCGACGAGTGCTTCCTCGACGAGATCGCGCACGCGCTGAAGGAGGACCCGTACGTCCTGCGCCGACGCCTGCTGAAGGACCGGCCGCGCCATCTCGCCGTGCTCGACGCCGCCGCGCGCGAGGCCGGCTGGGGCGTCACCCCGTCCGGCGGCATCGGCCGCGGCATGGCGCTGCGGGCCTCGTTCGGCTCGATCGTGGCGCAGGTCGCCGATGTCGTGGTCGAGGGCGCGGCCATCCGCGTGAAGCGCGTGGTCTGCGCCGTCGATTGCGGCCCGGTCGTCAATCCCGCGATCGTGCGGGCGCAGATGGAGAGCGGTATCGCCTACGGCTTGTCGGCGGCGCTGTCGGGCGAGATCACGATCAAGGACGGCCGGGTCGAGCAATCGACCTTCGACGACTATCCAGTGCTGCGGATGGCCGACATGCCCGCGGTCGAGACGGTCATCGTCGAGTCGAAGGACGCGCCGATCGGCGGCGTCGGCGAACCCGGCACGCCGCCCATCGCGCCCGCCGTCGCCAACGCCGTGTTCAACCTCACCGGCAAGCGCCTGCGCAGCCTGCCGCTGCGGCTGTAG
- a CDS encoding antibiotic biosynthesis monooxygenase has protein sequence MPCYVMLEFTAKPGGGAAMLDALREALPDTRNKDGCESLEVTVNQDAPDNILLVMRWTSRRHYQTYRDWREANGDVQRFADDTVGGLTTRFFDVTGV, from the coding sequence ATGCCTTGCTACGTCATGCTCGAATTCACGGCGAAACCCGGCGGTGGCGCGGCGATGCTCGACGCGCTGCGCGAGGCGCTGCCCGACACGCGCAACAAGGACGGCTGCGAGAGCCTCGAGGTGACGGTCAACCAGGACGCGCCCGACAACATCCTGCTGGTGATGCGCTGGACGTCGCGTCGGCACTACCAGACCTACCGCGACTGGCGCGAGGCCAACGGCGACGTCCAGCGCTTCGCCGACGACACGGTCGGCGGCCTGACGACGCGGTTCTTCGACGTCACCGGCGTCTAA
- a CDS encoding nitroreductase family deazaflavin-dependent oxidoreductase, with protein MKDHVDLYLSTGGVEGHMYTITLPNVPPKAVPSLLLTTTGRKSGDRYLFPLFYGRAGDGYFVIASKGGAPEHPGWYRNILANPEVDIQVGTAKMTARARTASGAERAALWEQAVGIWPPFADYQRKASHREIPVVVLDPV; from the coding sequence ATGAAGGACCACGTCGACCTCTACCTGTCGACCGGCGGCGTCGAGGGCCACATGTACACGATCACGTTGCCCAACGTGCCGCCGAAGGCGGTGCCGTCGCTGCTGCTGACCACGACCGGGCGCAAATCCGGTGACCGCTACCTGTTCCCGCTGTTCTACGGGCGCGCCGGCGACGGCTACTTCGTGATCGCCTCGAAGGGCGGCGCGCCGGAGCATCCCGGCTGGTACCGCAACATCCTCGCCAACCCCGAGGTCGACATCCAGGTCGGCACGGCGAAGATGACGGCCCGCGCCCGCACCGCGTCGGGCGCCGAGCGGGCGGCGCTGTGGGAGCAGGCGGTCGGCATCTGGCCGCCCTTCGCCGACTACCAGCGCAAGGCCAGCCACCGCGAGATCCCGGTGGTCGTCCTCGATCCCGTCTGA
- a CDS encoding DUF1244 domain-containing protein, which produces MDDKTRTEFEAAAFRRLVGHLRERTDVQNIDLMNLAGFCRNCLSRWYREEAGARGVEITDPAAREIVYGMPYDEWKAKHQAEAGADKKAAFEKSFARTVADEAKHKGG; this is translated from the coding sequence ATGGACGACAAGACCCGCACCGAGTTCGAGGCGGCGGCGTTCCGCCGCCTTGTCGGACATCTGCGCGAGCGCACCGACGTGCAGAACATCGACCTGATGAACCTCGCCGGCTTCTGCCGCAACTGCCTGTCGCGCTGGTACCGCGAGGAGGCCGGCGCGCGCGGGGTCGAGATCACCGATCCCGCCGCCCGCGAGATCGTCTACGGCATGCCCTACGACGAGTGGAAGGCGAAGCACCAGGCCGAGGCCGGCGCCGACAAGAAGGCGGCGTTCGAGAAGAGCTTCGCCCGCACCGTGGCCGACGAGGCCAAGCACAAGGGCGGCTGA
- a CDS encoding DUF2312 domain-containing protein, with product MPDGSRPIKTKPATIAADRLKSFVERIEKLEEEKKAIGGDVRDVYSEAKGAGFDVKTMRQVVRLRKLDSAERDEQETMLDLYKQALGMV from the coding sequence ATGCCCGACGGCAGCCGGCCCATCAAGACCAAACCCGCCACCATCGCGGCGGACCGCCTCAAGAGCTTCGTCGAGCGCATCGAGAAGCTCGAGGAGGAGAAGAAGGCGATCGGCGGCGACGTGCGCGACGTCTACAGCGAGGCAAAGGGCGCCGGCTTCGACGTGAAGACCATGCGCCAGGTCGTCCGGCTGCGGAAGCTCGACAGCGCCGAGCGCGACGAGCAGGAGACGATGCTCGACCTCTACAAGCAGGCGCTGGGGATGGTCTGA
- a CDS encoding DUF429 domain-containing protein, giving the protein MWVAGVDGCRAGWIAVFRDLDRGGWSFRFAAALEAILHAPECPAIVAVDMPMGFADVAERGGRHGEREARALLAGKSSSVFATPCRAALACDDYRDALAGNRASGPHGVGLSKQAFNLFPKMREVDALVRGSKDARARLREAHPELAFARMNNGAPVLAGKRTAEGARRRATLLARQGYSGATARWEAFRRDAGLRRADAALDDALDAAAVCRTAELIHAGDATRLPADIRRDSHGIEMAIWY; this is encoded by the coding sequence GTGTGGGTCGCGGGCGTCGACGGCTGCCGCGCCGGCTGGATCGCGGTGTTCCGCGATCTCGACCGCGGTGGATGGTCGTTCCGCTTCGCGGCGGCGCTCGAGGCGATCCTCCACGCGCCGGAGTGTCCCGCCATCGTCGCCGTCGACATGCCGATGGGCTTCGCCGACGTCGCCGAGCGCGGGGGACGCCACGGCGAGCGCGAGGCCCGCGCCCTGCTGGCGGGCAAATCGTCGTCGGTATTCGCCACGCCGTGCCGCGCCGCGCTGGCCTGCGACGACTACCGCGACGCCCTCGCGGGCAACCGGGCCAGCGGCCCGCACGGCGTCGGGCTGAGCAAGCAAGCGTTCAACCTGTTCCCGAAGATGCGCGAGGTCGACGCGCTGGTCCGCGGTTCCAAGGACGCCCGCGCGCGGCTGCGCGAGGCGCATCCCGAGCTCGCGTTCGCGCGCATGAACAATGGCGCGCCAGTGCTGGCGGGCAAGCGCACCGCCGAAGGCGCCCGGCGCCGCGCGACCTTGCTCGCGCGGCAGGGTTACAGCGGTGCGACCGCGCGATGGGAGGCGTTCCGCCGCGACGCCGGGCTACGGCGCGCCGACGCGGCGCTCGACGACGCGCTCGACGCCGCCGCCGTGTGCCGCACGGCCGAGCTCATCCACGCCGGCGACGCGACCCGCCTGCCGGCCGACATCAGGCGCGACAGCCACGGGATCGAGATGGCGATCTGGTACTGA
- a CDS encoding indolepyruvate ferredoxin oxidoreductase family protein produces the protein MATAPRPIDLVTLDDKYVRETGRVFLTGTQALIRLPMMQRQRDLAAGLNTACYISGYRGSPLGGIDQALWQARRFVEKNHINFQPGTNEDLGATALWGTQQIGLVPGAKYDGVFGMWYGKGPGVDRTGDVFKHANVNGTSKHGGVLALAGDDHMAKSSTIAHQSEFAFVDAMMPVINPAGVQDFIDLGLHGWAMSRYSGCWVGFKVIGETADSSASVHIDPHRIKIVIPTDFEVPPGGLSLRFPDDYLEQERRLHNFKLPAAQAYWRANGLDRVAVGAAGARLAIVTAGKGYLDVRQALDELGIDDSEARRLGLAVYKVGMTWPVEPQGMRRFIEGAEEVLVIEEKRPLMEPQIKDLLFNLAADRRPRVVGKTDEKGAPLLPTTGELIPAHIAKVIADRLGVERRTERMARGLETIARKQAAQTRNAPGFARVPYFCSGCPHNTSTKVPEGSLAMAGIGCHTMAIWMDRDTLTFTQMGGEGATWVGLSKFTDTPHMFQNMGDGTYFHSGFLAIRHALTTDVNITYKILYNDAVAMTGGQRHDGDLSPWKISRQVHAEGVQRIAVVTDDPDKYPLGLDWAPVCTFHPRADLDAVQRELREHKGVSVIIYDQTCAAEKRRRRKRGLYPDPARRVFINQAVCEGCGDCSAKSNCLSVVPVETEFGRKREIDQSSCNKDYSCLNGFCPSFVTIEGGRLRKGKGDTTGRDAAPAWTAALPEPTIPALADTPYGILVTGIGGTGVVTIGALLGMAAHIDGHGCSVLDMAGLAQKGGAVISHVRIGAAPEDIHAVRLGAGGANLLLACDIVVAATPEALGKTATGVTRAVVNTHETITGDFTRDPNLRFPLQTLRLSIEAAVGAGGGDFVDAQRLATALLGDSIATNLFMMGYAWQKGLIPISGAAIDRAIELNGAAVEMNRQAFLWGRRAAHDLAAVERIAAPPAQVIALPTISRTLDDVVGARVKHLTDYQNPAYAARYTELVEKVKAAEASKAPGMSGLAEAVARQYAKLLAYKDEYEVARLYTDGSFLRDVRQRFEGDYKIRVHLAPPLLADRDAKTGQLVKSSYGPWMMTAFSLLKRFRFLRGTAFDPFGRTAERRMERALIGEYEALVEEVLGKLSAANHGLAVQLASLPDEMRGYGHVKDANVAKTRKRWDSLLAAFRAPAPLRQAAE, from the coding sequence ATGGCCACCGCCCCCCGGCCGATCGACCTGGTCACGCTCGACGACAAGTACGTCCGCGAGACCGGCCGCGTCTTCCTCACGGGCACCCAGGCGCTGATCCGTCTGCCGATGATGCAGCGCCAGCGCGATCTCGCCGCCGGGCTGAACACCGCCTGCTACATCTCCGGCTACCGCGGCTCGCCGCTTGGCGGGATCGACCAGGCGCTGTGGCAGGCGCGCCGGTTCGTCGAGAAGAACCACATCAACTTCCAGCCCGGCACCAACGAGGATCTCGGGGCGACGGCGCTGTGGGGCACGCAGCAGATCGGCCTGGTGCCCGGCGCGAAGTACGACGGCGTCTTCGGCATGTGGTACGGCAAGGGGCCGGGCGTCGACCGCACCGGCGACGTCTTCAAGCACGCCAACGTCAACGGCACGTCCAAGCACGGCGGCGTGCTGGCGCTGGCCGGCGACGACCACATGGCCAAGTCGTCTACCATCGCCCACCAGAGCGAGTTCGCTTTCGTCGACGCGATGATGCCGGTCATCAATCCGGCCGGCGTGCAGGACTTCATCGACCTCGGCCTGCACGGCTGGGCGATGTCGCGCTACTCCGGCTGCTGGGTCGGCTTCAAGGTTATCGGCGAGACCGCCGATTCCTCGGCCTCCGTCCACATCGATCCGCACCGGATCAAGATCGTCATCCCGACCGATTTCGAGGTGCCGCCGGGCGGTCTCAGCCTGCGCTTCCCCGACGACTATCTCGAGCAGGAACGGCGCCTGCACAATTTCAAACTGCCCGCCGCGCAGGCCTACTGGCGCGCCAACGGGCTGGACCGGGTCGCGGTCGGCGCGGCCGGCGCGCGGCTGGCGATCGTCACCGCCGGCAAGGGGTACCTCGACGTCCGCCAGGCGCTGGACGAACTCGGCATCGACGATTCCGAGGCGCGGCGTCTAGGCCTCGCCGTCTACAAGGTCGGTATGACCTGGCCGGTCGAGCCGCAGGGCATGCGGCGCTTCATCGAGGGCGCCGAGGAGGTGCTGGTCATCGAGGAGAAGCGGCCGCTGATGGAGCCGCAGATCAAGGACCTGCTGTTCAACCTGGCCGCCGACCGCCGGCCGCGCGTCGTCGGCAAGACCGACGAGAAGGGCGCGCCGCTGCTGCCGACCACCGGCGAGCTGATCCCCGCGCACATCGCCAAGGTCATCGCCGACCGCCTCGGCGTCGAGCGCCGCACCGAGCGCATGGCGCGCGGCCTGGAGACCATCGCCCGCAAGCAGGCGGCGCAGACCCGCAACGCGCCGGGCTTCGCGCGCGTCCCCTATTTCTGCTCCGGCTGCCCGCACAACACCTCGACCAAGGTGCCGGAGGGCTCGCTGGCGATGGCCGGCATCGGCTGCCACACCATGGCGATCTGGATGGACCGCGACACGCTGACCTTCACGCAGATGGGCGGCGAGGGCGCGACCTGGGTCGGGCTGTCGAAGTTCACCGACACGCCGCACATGTTCCAGAACATGGGCGACGGCACCTACTTCCACAGCGGCTTCCTCGCGATCCGCCACGCGCTGACCACCGACGTCAACATCACCTACAAGATCCTCTACAACGACGCCGTCGCGATGACCGGCGGCCAGCGCCACGACGGCGACCTCAGCCCGTGGAAGATCAGCCGCCAGGTCCACGCCGAGGGCGTCCAGCGGATCGCCGTCGTCACCGACGATCCCGACAAGTACCCGCTCGGCCTCGACTGGGCGCCGGTCTGCACGTTCCATCCGCGCGCCGACCTCGACGCCGTGCAGCGCGAGCTGCGCGAGCACAAGGGCGTGTCGGTCATCATCTACGACCAGACCTGCGCCGCCGAGAAGCGCCGCCGCCGCAAGCGCGGCCTCTACCCCGACCCGGCGCGCCGCGTGTTCATCAACCAGGCGGTGTGCGAGGGCTGCGGCGACTGCTCGGCGAAATCGAACTGCCTGTCGGTCGTGCCGGTCGAGACCGAGTTCGGCCGCAAGCGCGAGATCGACCAGTCCTCGTGCAACAAGGACTATTCCTGCCTCAACGGCTTCTGCCCGAGCTTCGTGACGATCGAGGGCGGCCGTCTGCGCAAGGGCAAGGGCGACACGACGGGCCGCGACGCGGCGCCGGCGTGGACCGCGGCGCTGCCCGAGCCGACGATCCCCGCGCTCGCGGACACGCCCTACGGCATCCTCGTCACGGGCATCGGCGGCACCGGCGTCGTCACGATCGGCGCGCTGCTGGGCATGGCGGCGCACATCGACGGCCACGGCTGCTCGGTGCTCGACATGGCGGGGTTGGCGCAGAAGGGCGGCGCCGTCATCAGCCACGTGCGCATCGGCGCGGCGCCGGAGGACATCCACGCCGTGCGGCTGGGCGCCGGCGGCGCCAACCTGCTGCTGGCCTGCGACATCGTCGTCGCCGCCACGCCCGAGGCGCTGGGCAAGACCGCGACGGGCGTCACCCGCGCGGTGGTCAACACGCACGAGACCATCACCGGCGACTTCACGCGCGATCCCAACCTGCGCTTCCCGTTGCAGACGCTGCGGCTATCGATCGAGGCCGCCGTCGGCGCCGGCGGCGGCGATTTCGTCGACGCCCAGCGGCTCGCCACCGCGCTGCTCGGCGACTCCATCGCCACCAACCTGTTCATGATGGGCTACGCCTGGCAGAAGGGCCTCATCCCGATCTCCGGCGCCGCCATCGACCGCGCCATCGAGCTCAACGGCGCCGCCGTGGAGATGAACCGGCAAGCCTTCCTGTGGGGCCGCCGCGCCGCGCACGACCTCGCGGCCGTCGAGCGGATCGCCGCGCCGCCGGCGCAGGTGATCGCGCTGCCGACGATCTCGCGCACGCTCGACGACGTCGTCGGGGCGCGCGTCAAGCACCTCACGGACTACCAGAACCCGGCCTATGCCGCCCGCTACACCGAATTGGTCGAGAAGGTGAAGGCGGCCGAGGCGTCGAAGGCGCCGGGCATGTCCGGGCTCGCCGAGGCGGTGGCGCGGCAGTACGCAAAGCTGCTCGCCTACAAGGACGAGTACGAGGTGGCGCGGCTCTACACCGACGGCTCCTTCCTGCGCGACGTGCGGCAGCGCTTCGAGGGCGACTACAAGATCCGCGTGCACCTCGCGCCGCCGCTGCTGGCCGACCGCGACGCCAAGACCGGGCAACTCGTGAAATCGTCCTACGGACCGTGGATGATGACCGCGTTCTCGCTGCTCAAGCGTTTCCGCTTCCTGCGCGGCACCGCGTTCGATCCGTTCGGCCGCACCGCCGAGCGCCGGATGGAGCGCGCCCTGATCGGCGAGTACGAGGCGCTGGTCGAGGAGGTCCTGGGCAAGCTCTCGGCCGCCAACCACGGCCTCGCGGTCCAGCTCGCGTCGCTGCCCGACGAGATGCGCGGCTACGGCCACGTCAAGGACGCCAACGTCGCGAAGACGCGCAAGCGTTGGGACTCGCTGCTGGCGGCGTTCCGCGCGCCTGCGCCGCTGCGCCAGGCGGCGGAATAG
- a CDS encoding GDP-mannose 4,6-dehydratase has translation MTILVTGAAGFIGYHVCAALLARGERVIGLDNLAPYYDVALKRARLEMLARHDAFAAVDASVADREAVLALGAAHPEIASVIHLAAQAGVRHSLVDPFAYVTANVMGHLTMLEMAWRLPALRHFVYASSSSVYGANAKSPFAVGDPVDAPRSLYAVTKRADELMSEAYAGLRGLPQTGLRFFTVYGPWGRPDMSPYIFCRMIFAGETIPIHNLGFIKRDFSYVGDIVAGVLACHDKPPEGAANRLYNLGASRGEDLMRFVALLEKATGRTAKVELRPAQPGDVPETCADVTATTRDFGWKPATTIDEGVPKFVDWFRAWHRV, from the coding sequence ATGACGATTCTCGTGACCGGCGCGGCCGGATTCATCGGCTACCACGTGTGCGCCGCCCTGCTGGCGCGCGGCGAGCGCGTGATCGGACTCGACAACCTCGCGCCGTACTACGACGTCGCGCTGAAGCGCGCCCGTCTGGAGATGCTGGCGCGGCACGACGCCTTCGCGGCCGTCGACGCCAGCGTCGCCGACCGCGAGGCCGTGCTGGCGCTGGGCGCGGCGCATCCGGAGATCGCCTCGGTGATCCATCTGGCGGCGCAGGCCGGCGTGCGCCACTCCCTCGTCGATCCGTTCGCCTACGTCACCGCCAACGTCATGGGCCATCTGACCATGCTCGAGATGGCGTGGCGGCTGCCGGCGCTGCGCCACTTCGTCTACGCCTCGTCTTCGTCGGTGTACGGCGCCAACGCCAAGAGCCCGTTCGCGGTCGGTGATCCGGTCGACGCGCCGCGCTCGCTCTACGCCGTCACCAAACGCGCCGACGAGCTGATGTCGGAGGCCTACGCGGGCTTGCGCGGCCTGCCGCAGACCGGCTTGCGCTTCTTCACGGTCTACGGCCCGTGGGGCCGGCCCGACATGTCGCCGTACATCTTCTGCCGCATGATCTTCGCCGGCGAGACGATCCCGATCCACAACCTCGGCTTCATCAAGCGCGATTTCAGCTACGTCGGCGACATCGTCGCCGGTGTGCTCGCCTGCCACGACAAGCCGCCCGAGGGCGCCGCCAACCGCCTCTACAATCTCGGCGCCAGCCGCGGCGAGGACCTCATGCGCTTCGTCGCCCTGCTGGAGAAGGCGACCGGCCGGACGGCCAAGGTGGAACTGCGCCCGGCCCAGCCCGGCGACGTGCCGGAGACTTGCGCCGACGTCACCGCCACCACGCGCGATTTCGGCTGGAAGCCGGCCACCACGATCGACGAGGGCGTCCCGAAGTTCGTCGACTGGTTCCGCGCCTGGCACCGGGTGTGA